A window of the Falco rusticolus isolate bFalRus1 chromosome 1, bFalRus1.pri, whole genome shotgun sequence genome harbors these coding sequences:
- the SDK2 gene encoding protein sidekick-2 isoform X1, translating to MARLRSWGLLCFAVLAMPGPPGAGAQDDVSPYFKTEPVRSQVHLEGNRLVLTCMAEGSWPLEFKWLHNSRELTKFSLEYRYMITSLDRTHAGFYRCIVRNRMGALLQRQTEVQVAYMGSFEDSETQQSVSHGEAAVIRAPRIASFPQPQVTWFREGRKISPSSRIAITLENTLVILSTVAPDAGRYYVQAVNDKNGDNKTSQPITLTVANVGGPADPIAPTIIVPPRNTSVVAGTSEVTMECVANARPLIKLHIIWKKDGVPLSSGISDYSRRLTILNPVLSDSGYYECEAVLRSSSVPAVAEGAYLSVLEPPQFIKEPERHITAEMERVVAIPCQAKGVPPPEMAWYKDAALIHLEKLSRFQLLADGSLQISGLVPDDTGMFQCFARNAAGEVQTTTYLAVTSIAPNITRGPQDSTVIDGMSVILNCETSGAPRPAITWQKGERILASGSVQLPRFTLLESGSLLISPAHLADAGTYTCLATNSRGVDEASADLVVWARTRITDPPQDQSVIKGTKAVMSCGVTHDPSVDVRYIWEKDGAPLSPESGPRVRLDKMGSLHISQTWSGDIGTYTCKVVSAGGNDSRSAHLRVRQLPHAPESPVATLSPLEKRAINLTWAKPFDGNSPLLRYIVEVSENNAPWTVLLASVDPESTTVAVQGLVPARSYQFRLCAVNDVGRGQFSKDTERVSLPEEPPSAPPQNVIASGRTNQSIMIQWQPPPESHQNGVLKGYIIRYCLAGLPVGYQFKNITNADVNNLLLEDLIIWTNYEIEVAAYNSAGLGVYSMKVTEWTLQGVPTVPPGNVQTEATNSTTIRFTWNPPSPQFINGINQGYKLIAWEPEHEEEAAVVTVRPNFQDSIHVGYVAGLRKFTEYFTSVLCFTTPGDGPRSPPQLVRTHEDVPGPVGHLSFSDILDTSLKVSWQEPLEKNGILTGYRISWEEYNRTNTRVTHYLPNVTLEYRVTGLTALTTYTIEVAAMTSKGQGQVSSSTISSGVPPELPGAPTNLGISNIGPRSVTLQFRPGYDGKTSISRWQVEAQVGQSGEAEEWGLIHQLANEPDARSMEVPNLKPFTYYSFRMRQVNIVGTSPPSLPSRRIQTLQAPPDMAPANVTLRTASETSLWLRWMPLLEQEYNGNPDSVGYRIRYVRSDGRGQAAVHVIHDRVEREYTIEDLEEWTEYRVQVQAFNAIGSGPWSHSVVGRTRESVPSSGPSNVSALATSSSSMLVRWSDIPEADCNGLILGYKVMYKEKDSDVRARFWLAEGNASRSAQMTGLGKYTLYEIRVLAFTRIGDGVPSRPPILERTLDDVPGPPVGILFPEVRTTLVRLIWQPPAAPNGIILAYQVTHRLNTTTVNAAAVEVLEPSARQYTATGLQPEATYLFRIAAQTRKGWGEAAEALVVTTEKRDRPQPPGKPLAQQEEVRARSVLLSWEPGSDGLSPVRYYTVQTRELPDGKWALHSASVSRNTTAFVVDRLKPFTSYKFRVKATNDIGDSEYSEESESLTTLQAAPEEAPTILSVTPHTTTSVLIRWQPPAEDKINGILLGFRLRYRELVYDSLRGFTLRSIGSPGTTWAELTPIYAVHNLSEVSLTQYELDNLSKHRRYEIRMSVYNAVGEGPPSPPQEVFVGEAVPTGAPQNVAVQAATATQLDVTWEPPPTESQNGDIQGYKIHFWEAQRQNESARVKTLFMPENGVKLKNLTGYTSYWVSVAAFNAAGDGPRSTPIKGRTQQAAPSAPGSIRFSELTTTSVNVSWEPPPLPNGILEGYRLVYEPCMPVDGVSKIVTVDVKGNSPLWMKVKDLAEGVTYRFRIRAKTFAYGPNVEANITTGPGEGAPGPPGEPFISRYGSAITIHWSSGDPGQGPITRYVIEARPSDEGLWDILIKDIPKEVTSYTFSMDILKQGVSYDFRVIAVNDYGYGTPSTPSPSVSAQKANPFYEEWWFLVVIALVGLIFILLLVFVLIIRGQSKKYAKKSDSAPLCRVQAPPDCAAWGGSGGGSASRPPGNSSKATALSHGEMVSLDEGSFPALELNNRRLSVKNSFCRKNGIYTRSPPRPSPGSLHYSDEDVTKYNDLIPAESSSLTEKPSEVSDSQGSDSEYEVDPGHQKAHSFVNHYISDPTYYNSWRRQQKGISRAQAYSYTESDSGEPDHAPLSNSTSTQQGSLFRPKASRTPTPQTPGNPPSQPGTLYRPPSSLAPGSRAPIAGFSSFV from the exons ACGATGTCTCCCCATACTTTAAGACGGAACCAGTGCGGAGCCAGGTCCATCTGGAGGGGAACCGCCTGGTCCTGACGTGCATGGCAGAGGGCAGCTGGCCCCTCGAGTTCAAGTGGCTGCACAACAGCCGGGAGCTGACCAAGTTCTCCCTGGAGTACCG GTACATGATCACGTCGCTGGACCGCACACATGCTGGCTTCTATCGCTGCATTGTCCGCAACCGGATGGGAGCCCTGCTGCAGCGCCAGACCGAGGTGCAGGTGGCCT ACATGGGGAGCTTCGAGGACAGCGAGACACAGCAGAGCGTGTCCCATGGGGAGGCGGCTGTCATCCGTGCGCCCCGCATCGCCAGCTTCCCCCAGCCGCAGGTCACCTGGTTTCGTGAGGGCCGGAAGATCTCCCCCAGCAGCCGCAT AGCCATCACGCTGGAGAACACCCTCGTTATCCTCTCCACGGTGGCCCCGGACGCAGGGCGTTACTACGTGCAGGCGGTGAATGACAAGAACGGGGACAACAAGACGAGCCAGCCCATCACGCTGACCGTGGCCA ATGTGGGTGGCCCGGCTGATCCCATCGCACCTACCATCATTGTCCCACCCAGGAACACCAGTGTGGTGGCCGGGACCTCAGAGGTGACTATGGAGTGCGTGGCCAATGCCAG GCCACTGATCAAGCTGCACATCATCTGGAAGAAGGATGGGGTGCCCCTCTCCAGCGGCATCAGTGACTACAGCCGCCGGCTCACCATCCTCAACCCCGTGCTGAGTGACAGCGGCTACTACGAGTGCGAGGCTGTGCTCCGCAGCAGCAGCGTGCCCGCCGTGGCTGAGGGCGCCTACCTCTCTGTCCTGG AGCCACCACAGTTCATCAAGGAGCCGGAGAGGCACATCACAGCCGAGATGGAGAGGGTGGTGGCCATCCCCTGCCAAGCCAAAG GCGTGCCCCCCCCCGAGATGGCCTGGTACAAGGATGCTGCCCTCATCCACCTGGAGAAGCTGTCCCGCTTCCAGCTCCTGGCAGATGGCAGCCTGCAGATCAGTGGGCTGGTCCCCGACGACACCGGCATGTTCCAGTGCTTCGCCCGCAATGCGGCTGGCGAGGTGCAGACCACCACGTACCTGGCCGTGACCA GCATCGCACCCAACATCACCAGGGGTCCTCAGGACAGCACGGTGATTGATGGCATGTCTGTAATCCTCAACTGCGAGACCTCGGGGGCTCCACGCCCGGCCATCACGTGGCAGAAAG GGGAGCGGATCCTGGCCAGCGGCTCGGTGCAGCTGCCGCGTTTCACCTTGCTGGAGTCGGGCAGCCTGCTCATCAGCCCTGCGCACCTCGCTGACGCCGGCACCTACACGTGCCTGGCCACCAACTCCCGTGGCGTGGATGAAGCATCTGCCGACCTGGTTGTCTGGG CAAGGACACGTATCACCGACCCGCCGCAGGACCAGAGTGTCATCAAAGGGACCAAGGCTGTCATGAGCTGTGGGGTCACCCACGACCCCAGTGTGGATGTCAG GTACATCTGGGAGAAGGATGGGGCACCGCTGAGCCCGGAGAGCGGCCCAAGGGTGCGCCTGGACAAGATGGGCAGCCTCCACATCTCCCAGACCTGGTCGGGTGACATCGGCACCTACACCTGCAAGGTGGTCTCAGCCGGGGGCAACGATTCACGCAGTGCCCACCTCCGTGTCCG GCAGCTCCCCCACGCCCCTGAGAGCCCCGTGGCCACCCTCAGCCCCCTGGAGAAACGGGCCATCAACCTTACCTGGGCCAAGCCCTTCGACGGCAACAGCCCCCTGCTCCGCTACATTGTGGAGGTCTCCGAGAACA ATGCGCCCTGGACTGTGCTGCTGGCCAGTGTGGACCCCGAGTCAACAACGGTGGCGGTGCAGGGCTTGGTCCCTGCTCGGTCCTACCAGTTCCGCCTCTGCGCCGTGAACGACGTGGGCAGGGGGCAGTTCAGCAAAGACACGGAGAG GGTGTCCCTGCCCGAGGAGCCCCCCTCCGCACCCCCTCAGAATGTCATCGCCAGCGGCCGCACCAACCAGTCCATCATGATCCAGTGGCAGCCGCCCCCCGAGAGCCACCAGAACGGTGTCCTCAAGGGTTACATCATCCG ATactgcctggctgggctgcctgtGGGCTACCAGTTCAAGAACATCACCAATGCTGACGTCAACAACCTACTCCTGGAGGACCTCATCATCTGGACCAACTATGAGATCGAGGTGGCGGCATACAACAGCGCTGGCCTGGGGGTGTATAGCATGAAGGTGACCGAGTGGACTCTGCAGGGAG TCCCCACGGTGCCTCCGGGGAACGTGCAGACTGAGGCCACCAACTCCACCACCATCCGCTTCACCTGgaacccccccagcccccagttCATCAACGGCATCAACCAGGGGTACAAG CTCATCGCCTGGGAGCCGGAGCAcgaggaggaggcggcggtgGTGACAGTGCGGCCCAACTTCCAGGACAGCATCCACGTGGGCTACGTGGCGGGGCTGCGGAAATTCACCGAGTACTTCACCTCGGTGCTGTGCTTCACCACACCGGGGGACGGCCCGCgcagccccccccagctggTGCGCACCCACGAGGATG TGCCTGGTCCCGTGGGACATCTCAGCTTCAGTGACATCCTGGACACGTCCCTGAAGGTCAGCTGGCAGGAACCACTGGAGAAGAACGGCATCCTGACAG GCTACCGGATCTCCTGGGAGGAGTACAACCGCACCAACACACGGGTCACCCATTACCTGCCCAATGTCACCCTGGAGTACCGCGTCACCGGCCTCACCGCCCTCACCACCTACACCATCGAGGTGGCTGCCATGACCTCCAAGGGCCAGGGCCAGGTCTCCTCCTCCACCATCTCCTCGGGAGTGCCACCAG AGCTCCCCGGTGCCCCCACCAACCTGGGCATCTCCAACATTGGACCCCGCTCTGTCACCCTCCAGTTTCGCCCAGGCTACGATGGCAAAACCTCCATCTCCCGCTGGCAGGTGGAGGCACAG GTGGGCCAGAGCGGCGAGGCCGAAGAGTGGGGGCTCATCCACCAGCTGGCTAACGAGCCCGATGCCCGCTCCATGGAGGTGCCCAACCTGAAGCCCTTCACCTACTACAG TTTCCGCATGCGGCAGGTGAACATCGTGGGCACCAGCCCCCCTAGTCTGCCCTCCCGGAGGATCCAGACCCTGCAGGCCCCCCCGGACATGGCACCTGCTAACGTCACCCTGAGGACAGCCAGCGAGACCAGCCTGTGGCTGCGCTGGATG ccccTCCTGGAGCAGGAGTACAACGGGAACCCCGACTCAGTGGGCTACAGGATCCGCTACGTGCGCTCAGACGGGCGAGGGCAGGCAGCGGTGCACGTCATCCATGACCGTGTGGAGCGGGAGTACACCATCGAGGACCTGGAGGAGTGGACTGAGTACCGGGTGCAGGTCCAAGCCTTCAATGCCATCGGCTCGGGGCCCTGGAGCCACTCGGTGGTGGGACGCACCCGGGAGTCAG TGCCCTCCTCTGGCCCCAGCAACGTGTCAGCACTGgccacctcctccagcagcatgCTGGTCCGATGGAGCGACATCCCTGAGGCAGACTGCAATGGCCTCATCCTGGGCTACAAG GTGATGTACAAGGAGAAGGACTCGGATGTGCGTGCCCGGTTCTGGCTGGCGGAGGGCAATGCCTCCCGCAGTGCCCAGATGACCGGGCTGGGTAAATACACGCTGTACGAGATCCGTGTGCTGGCCTTCACCAGGATCGGTGACGGCGTGCCCAGCCGGCCTCCCATACTCGAGCGGACACTGGATGACG TGCCCGGCCCCCCCGTGGGGATCCTCTTCCCCGAAGTGAGGACCACCTTGGTGCGGCTCATCTGGCAGCCGCCCGCAGCACCCAATGGCATCATCCTGG CGTACCAGGTCACCCACCGCCTCAACACCACCACGGTCAATGCAGCCGctgtggaggtgctggagcccaGTGCCCGGCAGTACACAGCCACCGGCCTCCAGCCCGAGGCCACCTACCTCTTCCGCATCGCGGCACAGACCCGCAAGGGCTGGGGCGAGGCGGCCGAAGCCCTCGTGGTGACTACAGAGAAGAGAG accgcccgcagccccccgggaAGCCGCTGGCGCAGCAGGAGGAGGTACGAGCCCGCAGCgtgctgctctcctgggagCCGGGCAGCGACGGGCTCTCCCCCGTCCGCTACTACACTGTGCAGACCCGCGAGCTGCCCGACGGCAAGTGGGCACTACACTCCGCCTCTGTCAGCCGCAACACCACCGCCTTCGTCGTGGACCG GCTGAAGCCCTTCACCTCCTACAAGTTCCGCGTGAAGGCGACGAATGACATCGGGGACAGCGAGTACAGTGAGGAGTCGGAGTCGCTCACCACCCTGCAGGCGG CCCCCGAGGAAGCCCCCACCATCCTCTCCGTCACCCCACACACCACCACATCAGTGCTCATCCGCTGGCAG CCCCCGGCCGAGGACAAGATCAATGGGATCCTGCTGGGTTTCCGTCTCCGCTATCGTGAGCTGGTGTACGACAGCCTGCGCGGCTTCACCCTGCGCAGCATCGGCAGCCCTGGCACCACGTGGGCCGAGCTCACCC CCATCTACGCCGTGCACAACCTCAGCGAGGTCTCCCTCACCCAGTACGAGCTGGACA ACCTGAGCAAGCACCGACGCTACGAGATCCGCATGAGCGTGTACAACGCTGTGGGCGagggcccccccagcccccctcagGAGGTCTTTGTGGGTGAAGCGG TGCCAACTGGTGCGCCACAGAACGTGGCGGTacaggcagccacagccacccagCTGGATGTCACCTGGGAACCGCCACCCACCGAGAGCCAGAACGGGGACATACAGGGCTACAAG atcCACTTCTGGGAGGCCCAGCGCCAGAACGAGAGCGCACGGGTGAAGACACTTTTCATGCCTGAGAATGGGGTGAAGCTGAAGAATCTGACGGGGTACACCTCCTACTGGGTCAGCGTCGCCGCCTTCAACGCCGCAGGAGACGGGCCCCGCAGCACCCCCATCAAGGGGCGGACgcagcaggcag ctcccagtgcccccgGCTCCATCCGGTTCAGCGAGCTGACCACCACCTCGGTGAATGTGTCCTGGGAGCCACCACCGCTGCCCAACGGCATCCTCGAGGGCTACAGGCTGGTCTATGAGCCCTGCATGCCCGTGGATG gtgtCAGTAAGATTGTGACAGTGGACGTGAAGGGCAACAGCCCACTGTGGATGAAGGTGAAGGACCTGGCAGAGGGTGTGACATACCGGTTCCGGATCCGGGCCAAAACCTTCGCCTACGGGCCGAACGTTGAGGCAAACATCACCACGGGGCCTGGGGAAG GTGCCCCTGGCCCACCTGGTGAGCCCTTCATCTCCCGCTACGGCTCAGCTATCACCATCCACTGGTCAAGCGGGGACCCCGGCCAAGGGCCCATCACCAGATACGTTATCGAAGCCCGTCCTTCAG ATGAGGGACTCTGGGATATCCTCATCAAAGACATCCCCAAGGAAGTGACCTCCTACACCTTCAGCATGGACATCCTGAAGCAGGGGGTCAGCTATGACTTCCGTGTCATCGCTGTGAATGACTATGGCTATGGGACCCCCAGCACGCCTTCTCCCTCCGTGTCAG cccagaaagccaacccGTTCTACGAGGAGTGGTGGTTCCTGGTGGTCATCGCCCTGGTAGGGCTCATCTTCATTCTCCTGCTTGTCTTCGTGCTCATCATCCGTGGGCAGAGCAAGAAGTATGCCAAGAAGTCAGACTCAG cccccctgtgCAGAGTCCAGGCCCCCCCTGactgtgctgcctggggagggtcTGGGGGAGGCTCAGCATCCCGTCCCCCAGGGAACAGCTCCAAGGCGACCGCTCTGAGCCACGGTGAGATGGTGAGCCTGGATGAGGGCAGCTTCCCCGCCCTGGAGCTCAACAACCGGCGCCTCTCTGTCAAGAACTCCTTCTGCCGGAAAAATGGCATCTACACCCG GTCCCCGCCGCggcccagccctggcagcctcCACTACTCGGACGAGGATGTGACCAAGTACAACGACCTGATCCCCGCCGAGAGCAGCAGCCTGACGGAGAAGCCCTCCGAGGTCTCCGACTCTCAG